The Girardinichthys multiradiatus isolate DD_20200921_A chromosome 6, DD_fGirMul_XY1, whole genome shotgun sequence genome window below encodes:
- the LOC124869800 gene encoding solute carrier family 22 member 14-like, whose protein sequence is MADFGEILHNIGEFGLFQKTILFALCFPNFFLPFHFASVVFTQSDPERYCNTDWIQEAAPNLTAEEQLNLTLPREEDGIFSRCRMFVPVDWDIHAIRDYGLNETTGCMNGWVYGSMLYQSTIVTDFDLVCDQTHLLGVAQTVLMAGIVTGCLLLGLFAESFGRKRATQIPVVLMVVFTVATGFSPTYPFYLASQFVVGIGYGGYRLNSVILSKVFL, encoded by the exons ATGGCTGATTTTGGGGAAATACTGCATAATATAGGAGAGTTTGGATTGTTTCAAAAGACCATTCTATTTGCTCTTTGCTTCCCAAACTTTTTCTTGCCTTTTCACTTTGCGAGTGTAGTTTTTACCCAGTCTGATCCAGAGAGGTACTGTAACACAGATTGGATCCAGGAAGCTGCTCCTAACCTTACTGCAGAGGAGCAACTGAACCTCACTCTGCCTAGGGAGGAGGATGGGATCTTCAGCAGGTGTCGGATGTTTGTCCCCGTGGACTGGGACATCCATGCCATAAGGGATTATGGACTTAATGAGACAACAGGGTGTATGAATGGATGGGTTTATGGCAGCATGCTGTATCAGTCCACCATAGTTACTGAT tttgATCTAGTTTGTGACCAGACTCATTTGTTGGGAGTTGCACAGACAGTGCTGATGGCTGGCATTGTCACTGGATGTCTCTTACTCGGACTTTTCGCTGAATC GTTTGGCCGTAAACGAGCCACTCAGATCCCGGTAGTACTGATGGTTGTTTTCACTGTAGCAACTGGATTTTCTCCGACCTACCCCTTTTATTTGGCGTCCCAGTTCGTGGTGGGAATTGGCTATGGAGGCTATCGGCTCAACAGCGTCATCCTAAGTAAAGTTTTTTTATAA